One genomic segment of Flavobacteriales bacterium includes these proteins:
- the dprA gene encoding DNA-protecting protein DprA, whose amino-acid sequence MTQELIFHIGLNQIKGIGPVNTKKIVAYCGGLEAVFQEKQSNLEKIPNIGPVLASQIKKSSVLSRAEQELIFIQNNNIRCLSYWGENYPQKLKHCKDAPTLLFMKGKFNLDNPKIISVVGTRNATSYGHSFCKEFIQDLAPYAPLIVSGVAYGIDKFAHKESVKNNLQTVGVLAHGLDTIYPKLNRDLASKMIENGGLLTEFVSQTKIVKENFVRRNRIIAGLSDATVVVESNVKGGAMITARMANSYNREVFAAPGRVNDKYSSGCHNLIKNNEAHLITSAGD is encoded by the coding sequence ATGACACAAGAACTCATATTCCATATTGGTCTCAATCAAATTAAAGGGATTGGACCGGTCAACACTAAAAAAATAGTTGCCTATTGTGGAGGTTTGGAAGCGGTCTTTCAAGAAAAACAATCTAATTTAGAAAAAATACCAAATATTGGTCCAGTCTTGGCTAGTCAAATTAAAAAAAGTTCTGTTCTTTCAAGAGCCGAACAAGAGTTGATTTTCATTCAAAACAACAATATTAGATGTTTATCATATTGGGGAGAAAATTATCCGCAAAAATTAAAACATTGCAAAGATGCTCCGACATTACTATTTATGAAAGGAAAATTTAATCTTGATAATCCAAAAATAATTAGTGTTGTTGGAACAAGAAACGCGACCTCTTATGGTCATTCTTTTTGTAAAGAGTTCATTCAAGACTTAGCGCCTTACGCTCCACTCATTGTGAGTGGTGTAGCTTATGGTATTGATAAATTTGCTCATAAGGAGTCCGTAAAAAACAATCTTCAAACAGTAGGTGTATTGGCGCATGGCTTGGACACCATCTATCCAAAATTAAACAGAGATTTGGCTTCTAAAATGATTGAGAATGGGGGCTTACTTACGGAGTTTGTCAGTCAAACAAAGATTGTGAAAGAAAACTTTGTAAGAAGAAACAGAATCATTGCGGGCCTTTCCGACGCTACGGTTGTAGTAGAAAGTAATGTTAAAGGGGGCGCAATGATAACTGCACGAATGGCAAACTCTTACAACAGGGAGGTGTTCGCAGCGCCTGGCAGAGTCAATGATAAGTACTCATCAGGATGTCATAATCTCATAAAAAACAATGAGGCACATCTAATAACATCTGCAGGAGATTAA
- a CDS encoding T9SS type A sorting domain-containing protein — translation MQLSNPKYDVLNEDFGRTNADTTETRAVFDTITGKAKFQFYLATVDPQGNTTNGITRTSTTVSSFMTVQEVQGGQLMESMKKPSSGGIAPWPVEDYLNIWVCDISLDGQIALLGYATPPNNLPNWQGDPPTDPQYDGVVVHYAVFGRDAAPDMGGGQTVNFLGRVATHETGHYFGLRHIWGDGDCSQEDGIDDTPNAAQDGQSQCNHNSNTCTDSPYDFPDMVENYMDYSDPSCQNMFTKGQVDFMYSVIQNNRSNLPDTTNNGGGSKPDTTSIEAFNSADLFIYPNPANDKFTIDLSKVNEITHIQFIDVTGKIVWERKHLPTDGSTQISVSTIDFSRGVYFLNTTRKTEVSSHKIVLQ, via the coding sequence ATGCAGTTATCAAATCCCAAATATGATGTGCTCAATGAAGATTTCGGAAGAACAAATGCTGATACAACAGAAACAAGAGCTGTATTTGACACCATAACTGGCAAAGCAAAATTTCAATTTTATTTGGCAACAGTTGACCCTCAAGGAAATACAACTAATGGAATTACCAGAACATCAACAACGGTTTCATCTTTTATGACTGTTCAGGAAGTGCAAGGTGGCCAGCTAATGGAGTCGATGAAAAAACCAAGCAGTGGTGGTATTGCTCCGTGGCCAGTTGAGGATTATTTGAATATTTGGGTGTGTGACATTTCTTTAGATGGTCAAATTGCACTTTTAGGATATGCTACACCGCCTAATAATTTACCAAATTGGCAGGGGGATCCCCCAACAGACCCACAATATGATGGGGTAGTAGTTCATTATGCTGTTTTTGGAAGAGATGCTGCGCCAGATATGGGAGGAGGTCAAACGGTCAATTTTTTAGGTCGGGTTGCTACACATGAAACAGGCCATTATTTTGGACTAAGACACATATGGGGCGATGGCGATTGCTCTCAAGAAGATGGAATTGACGATACGCCCAACGCCGCTCAAGATGGACAAAGTCAATGTAATCACAATAGCAATACATGTACCGATAGCCCATATGACTTTCCAGATATGGTAGAAAATTATATGGATTACTCAGATCCATCTTGCCAAAATATGTTTACCAAAGGTCAAGTTGATTTTATGTATTCGGTAATCCAAAATAACCGTTCTAATTTGCCAGATACAACAAATAATGGTGGAGGATCAAAGCCTGACACAACATCTATTGAAGCGTTTAATTCGGCAGACTTGTTTATTTATCCAAATCCAGCCAATGATAAATTTACCATCGATTTAAGTAAAGTAAATGAAATTACACATATCCAATTTATTGATGTTACAGGAAAAATTGTTTGGGAAAGAAAACATTTACCAACTGATGGCTCAACTCAAATTAGTGTGTCAACAATTGATTTTTCTAGAGGAGTTTACTTTTTAAATACCACTAGAAAAACGGAAGTAAGCTCTCATAAAATTGTTCTCCAATAG
- a CDS encoding glycosyltransferase family 9 protein, with protein MSKPMKILVIRLSSIGDIVLTSPVVRVLKKQLNAEVHFLTKKAFAKWLCHNPYIDRIRHYEDGTEPLQTEGYDFVVDLHHNLRTLKIKRALKLPSTSVNKLNIRKFLLTTFKINLMPPIHMVDRNIATVEHLGVKNDMQGLDFFIPETESLPKAFQLKDPFVAVVIGGQHSTKILPTFKLIELCKQLNRKFVLVGGSEDAERGREIISQTEFGLNACGELSLTQSALLVKGAEFVVSHDTGMMHISAALKKKIFSVWGNTAPPFGMVPYLPDPESVIVENKELGCRPCSKIGYSKCPRGHFKCMKEIDLSPIK; from the coding sequence ATGTCTAAACCAATGAAAATATTAGTTATTCGCTTGAGTTCTATTGGTGATATTGTATTGACATCTCCTGTTGTTAGAGTATTGAAAAAGCAGCTTAATGCTGAGGTTCATTTCCTTACAAAAAAGGCATTTGCAAAATGGCTATGCCATAATCCATACATAGATAGGATTCGCCATTATGAGGATGGCACAGAGCCTTTGCAAACTGAAGGCTATGATTTTGTGGTGGATTTGCATCATAACTTACGTACTCTAAAAATAAAACGGGCATTGAAGCTACCGTCTACAAGTGTTAATAAATTGAATATTAGAAAGTTTTTATTGACAACTTTTAAGATAAACCTCATGCCTCCTATACATATGGTAGATAGAAACATAGCTACTGTAGAGCATTTGGGCGTAAAAAACGACATGCAGGGCTTAGATTTTTTTATTCCTGAGACAGAATCTTTACCAAAGGCCTTTCAATTAAAAGACCCATTCGTTGCTGTAGTTATTGGGGGGCAACACTCTACTAAGATACTACCAACCTTCAAACTCATTGAATTGTGTAAGCAACTAAACCGAAAGTTTGTTTTGGTTGGTGGGTCTGAGGATGCTGAACGTGGTAGAGAAATTATAAGTCAAACGGAATTTGGACTAAATGCTTGTGGAGAATTATCGCTTACCCAATCGGCATTATTGGTGAAAGGGGCAGAATTTGTAGTATCACACGATACAGGAATGATGCATATTTCAGCAGCTTTAAAGAAAAAGATTTTTTCTGTTTGGGGCAATACGGCACCCCCTTTTGGGATGGTTCCTTATCTTCCTGACCCTGAGTCAGTAATTGTAGAAAATAAAGAACTAGGCTGTCGCCCTTGTTCAAAAATTGGCTATTCGAAATGCCCAAGAGGACATTTTAAATGTATGAAAGAAATAGATTTATCGCCTATTAAGTAA
- the kdsB gene encoding 3-deoxy-manno-octulosonate cytidylyltransferase — translation MKTVGIIPARYQSSRFPGKPLADILGKSMIQRVYEQAKKSRLDDVFVATDDERIVHEVLSFKGKVKLTSDKHLSGTDRCKEVFEGFSNDFDVVVNIQGDEPFIEAEQINQLIDTFENANTQISTLAQRIEEAEELQNYNKPKVLFDENEMAVSFDRIVSSPFKANTFYKHIGLYAFRSDILKEISELKPSPKEIELKLEQWRWLENGYNITVKITPFDTYSVDTKEDLKKIIERFG, via the coding sequence ATGAAAACAGTTGGTATAATCCCTGCCAGATACCAGTCCAGTAGATTTCCAGGAAAACCTCTAGCCGATATACTTGGCAAAAGCATGATTCAACGCGTGTATGAACAAGCTAAAAAATCAAGATTAGATGATGTATTTGTTGCGACTGATGATGAACGAATTGTACATGAAGTTCTATCATTTAAAGGTAAGGTAAAACTGACTTCTGATAAACACCTCAGCGGCACTGACAGATGTAAAGAAGTTTTTGAAGGGTTTTCAAATGACTTTGATGTTGTGGTAAATATTCAAGGTGATGAGCCTTTCATTGAAGCAGAACAGATCAACCAACTTATTGATACTTTTGAAAACGCCAATACGCAGATATCTACCCTAGCTCAGCGAATTGAAGAAGCTGAAGAACTACAAAATTACAATAAGCCAAAGGTTCTTTTTGATGAAAATGAAATGGCGGTTTCATTTGATAGAATCGTCAGTAGCCCATTCAAGGCGAATACTTTCTACAAACATATAGGACTGTATGCTTTTCGTTCTGATATACTGAAAGAAATATCTGAACTGAAGCCGTCTCCAAAAGAAATTGAGTTAAAATTAGAACAATGGCGATGGTTAGAAAATGGCTATAATATTACGGTTAAAATAACGCCTTTTGACACCTATTCGGTAGATACTAAAGAAGATTTGAAAAAAATTATTGAAAGATTTGGGTAG
- the gdhA gene encoding NADP-specific glutamate dehydrogenase, translating into MSTKYQEKIDAFMADVIAKDAHEPVFIQAVQEVAEAIIPFMENNPKYNSSRLLERIVEPERTIIFRVPWLDDEGNTQVNRGFRVEFNSAIGPYKGGLRFHPSVNLGILKFLGFEQVFKNSLTTLPMGGGKGGSDFNPKGKSDNEVMRFCQSFMTELSRHIGPNTDVPAGDIGVGGREIGYLFGQYKRLKNEFTGVLTGKGINWGGSLIRPEATGYGTVYFAQNMLATKGDSFEGKTVTISGSGNVAQFACEKATQLGAKVVTLSDSSGYIYDKDGIDTEKLAFIMELKNVKRGRIKEYAEHFNCEFFEGQRPWEIQCDIALPCATQNELNGEEAAKLLANGCICVSEGANMPSTPEAIEAFHKAKILFAPGKASNAGGVATSGLEMSQNSIRMNWTREEVDEKLKRIMNDIHESCVKYGAEGEFVDYVKGANIAGFVKVADAMLDQGVV; encoded by the coding sequence ATGTCTACAAAGTACCAAGAAAAAATAGACGCGTTTATGGCGGATGTTATCGCTAAAGACGCACATGAGCCAGTTTTTATTCAGGCCGTACAAGAAGTGGCAGAAGCCATTATTCCATTCATGGAAAATAATCCAAAGTATAATTCCTCAAGATTATTGGAACGCATAGTAGAGCCAGAGAGAACAATTATATTCAGAGTTCCTTGGCTTGATGATGAAGGAAATACGCAAGTAAATAGAGGGTTTAGAGTAGAATTTAATTCAGCGATTGGACCTTACAAAGGAGGATTGCGTTTTCACCCATCAGTGAATTTAGGAATTCTTAAGTTTTTGGGTTTTGAGCAAGTCTTCAAAAACTCACTTACAACTCTTCCAATGGGAGGCGGCAAAGGGGGCTCAGACTTTAACCCTAAAGGTAAATCGGACAATGAGGTGATGCGTTTTTGTCAATCATTCATGACTGAACTCAGCAGACACATTGGACCGAATACAGACGTTCCAGCAGGTGATATTGGAGTCGGAGGAAGAGAAATCGGCTATTTGTTCGGGCAGTACAAACGATTGAAAAATGAATTTACAGGTGTTCTTACAGGTAAAGGAATCAATTGGGGAGGCTCTTTAATTCGTCCTGAAGCGACAGGTTATGGAACAGTATATTTTGCGCAGAACATGTTAGCTACTAAAGGCGATTCTTTTGAAGGTAAAACCGTTACAATTTCGGGTTCTGGAAATGTGGCTCAGTTTGCATGTGAAAAAGCTACTCAATTAGGAGCTAAAGTGGTAACCCTTTCAGATTCTTCAGGTTATATTTACGATAAAGACGGTATAGATACTGAGAAACTAGCATTTATAATGGAACTCAAAAATGTAAAAAGAGGTCGTATAAAAGAATATGCCGAGCACTTCAACTGTGAATTTTTCGAAGGACAAAGACCTTGGGAAATTCAATGTGATATCGCATTACCCTGCGCTACCCAAAACGAACTCAACGGAGAGGAAGCAGCAAAGCTACTTGCTAACGGATGTATCTGTGTTTCAGAAGGAGCTAATATGCCTTCAACTCCAGAAGCAATAGAAGCATTTCATAAAGCGAAAATATTATTTGCACCTGGCAAAGCGTCTAATGCCGGCGGTGTTGCAACTTCCGGACTTGAAATGTCACAAAACTCTATTCGTATGAATTGGACTAGAGAAGAAGTTGATGAAAAACTCAAGCGAATTATGAACGATATTCACGAGTCGTGTGTGAAGTATGGCGCTGAAGGAGAATTCGTTGACTACGTAAAAGGTGCTAACATTGCTGGCTTTGTAAAAGTTGCTGATGCAATGCTAGACCAAGGCGTTGTCTAA
- a CDS encoding SPOR domain-containing protein: MKTNINKHISDLLCEHNCVIIPEFGGFVANYESAFIDSRTNHMFAPKKSIVFNRSLKNNDGLLVNEIAVGEGLTFKQAKKELDKYVLNLNESLSLHKKVFIDELGTLLLTSENKVLFVQSNSRNHLLDSYGFSTIQYPAIQRTSVQERFEEKIKHIDKAHLPSNKKPWLRAAAVLIPLLMVSALGISNKGKIHSVYANLSPFGSSNSTVVEVAETVTTHSSTFDVESPTNNIEEAVLSFYEAKNSMTTVVEEVNEVPKHFIIAGAFSSERNANKMISSLKKSNFSTSKIVGKSKSGLYRVSYDGFVNSSDAILALREIKKTNPSAWLLSTH, from the coding sequence ATGAAAACAAACATTAACAAGCATATTTCAGATTTACTTTGCGAACATAACTGCGTGATTATCCCAGAGTTTGGCGGCTTTGTAGCCAACTACGAATCTGCTTTTATCGATAGTAGAACGAATCATATGTTTGCTCCAAAGAAGTCTATTGTTTTCAATAGAAGTCTTAAAAATAACGACGGACTACTTGTTAATGAAATTGCAGTTGGAGAAGGTCTAACCTTCAAACAAGCTAAAAAAGAACTGGACAAATACGTCCTTAATTTAAATGAATCTTTATCACTACATAAAAAGGTATTCATTGATGAGCTTGGAACATTATTGCTAACTTCTGAAAATAAAGTGTTGTTTGTTCAATCAAATTCAAGGAATCACTTGCTTGATAGTTATGGCTTTTCTACCATTCAATATCCAGCTATTCAGCGCACTTCTGTTCAAGAACGTTTTGAGGAGAAAATCAAACATATTGATAAAGCTCATTTACCAAGCAACAAAAAGCCTTGGCTTAGAGCAGCAGCAGTCCTCATTCCACTTTTGATGGTGAGTGCTTTAGGCATTTCTAATAAAGGCAAGATACACTCTGTCTATGCTAACCTATCCCCTTTTGGGTCGTCAAACTCAACAGTTGTGGAAGTGGCAGAAACTGTAACTACCCATTCATCTACATTCGATGTAGAAAGTCCAACCAACAACATTGAAGAGGCTGTATTATCTTTTTATGAAGCAAAGAATTCTATGACCACTGTTGTTGAAGAAGTAAATGAGGTTCCAAAACACTTCATTATTGCAGGGGCTTTTTCTTCTGAAAGAAATGCTAACAAAATGATTTCAAGCTTAAAGAAATCAAACTTTTCAACTTCCAAAATTGTAGGCAAAAGTAAGTCTGGACTTTACAGAGTATCTTATGATGGATTCGTAAATTCATCCGATGCAATTTTGGCTTTACGAGAAATTAAGAAGACCAACCCTAGCGCTTGGCTTCTTTCAACACACTAA
- a CDS encoding asparaginase gives MTHLKSVLLIYTGGTIGMYKSGNGGLKAFDLEKLKSQIPELNSFDIKIHTTSIDPPIDSSNMNQDVWVQLAEIIQKEYTKFDGFVILHGSDTMAYTASVLSFMLENLHKPVVLTGAQLPIGVRRTDAKENIISSIEIAAEGKVPEVCVYFEYRLLRGNRSIKINAEHFEAFKSPNFIPLAEAGLQIKYNPISYDHTDKEFAVHTSLSNDVMMLKLFPNMNKNFIQSTLRLPYKAIVLETFGSGNATTSDWFIDALKEAIENNKIILNISQCLSGSVSQGLYETSSKLEELGVVSGKDMTTEAALTKLMYLIGEGYPIEKIKELLQISMRGELTN, from the coding sequence ATGACACATTTAAAATCTGTACTACTTATTTATACTGGCGGAACTATTGGCATGTACAAGTCAGGCAATGGCGGCCTCAAAGCCTTTGATTTAGAAAAACTTAAAAGTCAAATTCCTGAACTCAATAGCTTTGATATCAAAATACATACCACTAGCATTGACCCCCCTATTGATTCCTCAAACATGAATCAAGACGTATGGGTACAACTGGCTGAAATCATACAAAAAGAATATACCAAATTTGATGGCTTTGTAATCCTTCACGGCTCTGATACTATGGCATATACGGCATCTGTATTGAGCTTTATGCTCGAAAACCTACATAAACCTGTAGTACTAACAGGCGCACAACTGCCCATAGGTGTAAGACGAACGGATGCCAAAGAAAATATTATCTCATCCATAGAAATTGCAGCTGAAGGAAAAGTGCCTGAAGTTTGCGTTTACTTTGAATACCGACTACTGAGAGGAAACCGAAGTATAAAAATAAATGCCGAGCACTTCGAAGCTTTTAAAAGTCCCAACTTCATCCCCCTTGCAGAAGCTGGCTTACAAATAAAATACAACCCTATCAGTTACGACCATACTGACAAGGAATTTGCCGTTCATACCTCACTGTCCAATGACGTAATGATGCTAAAACTGTTCCCAAACATGAATAAAAATTTTATTCAAAGCACCCTTAGATTGCCTTACAAAGCTATTGTTCTAGAAACTTTTGGCTCAGGGAACGCTACTACTTCAGACTGGTTTATTGATGCTTTGAAAGAAGCCATAGAAAACAATAAAATCATTTTGAATATCAGTCAGTGCCTCTCCGGAAGCGTTAGCCAAGGATTATATGAAACCAGCTCAAAGCTAGAAGAGTTGGGAGTGGTTAGTGGTAAAGATATGACTACTGAAGCGGCATTAACCAAACTCATGTACTTAATTGGCGAAGGGTATCCAATTGAAAAGATTAAGGAACTTCTTCAAATTTCAATGAGGGGAGAACTCACCAATTAA
- a CDS encoding TonB-dependent receptor: MTLIRFILTLLFLNCFQLYAQVYYGSVVDESNSEPLIGVNILLDNKGVTTSDIDGKFEVTLTEQKHSIAFSYIGFEDEVRNIQLKNGESRQETIKMSDNAKLIETVVVSAGKFEQRLEETTVSVEVIKPIFIANKNTTNIQTAIDQVPGVNITDGQANIRGGSGWSYGAGTRVQVLVDDMPLISGDAGQAQWNLISTENINQVEIIKGASSALYGSSALNGVINIRTAYPTNRPETKVNFHIGYYDDARRESLNWWGDNKRTIHGVDFLHKQKVGNLDLVLGGFLLEDEGYRYDEETSRKRFNFNTRYKNQKIEGLSYGVNANFLFNETASALIWQSYDEAYIPLDSSVTKTSGDVYNIDPFITYVNPNNGDKHNLRTRYMRVINDNDTKDDPDGQDNESSTYYTEYQYQKTIEPLRLNWTSGLMNEYVDAEADLFNGKNFRLNNAIFTQLDKKFGNRINLSFGARYEQFKLETSELYLIDGDSINSFKAAKPVFRAGVNYQIGEGTFLRSSIGQGYRFPSIAELFIETEVSGGIYVFQNPELKPEEGWSSEIAIKQGYQISEWQGYIDVAAFIMEYENMMEFSFGQWQEVSSESLGIGFKSINIGDTKISGIEFSTAASGKINNTEINLLGGYTYIDAIPKNPEKPYGEDIYGLELNYYNTSSLDSNTLFLKYRHKHIAKLDIEFKREKVSFGTSFRYNSFMQNIDYIFVSPIFETVVPGIAESREKLKNGDFIVDARLIYQLSNELSLSLIANNLLNREYQTRPSNMMPPRSLSVKFSLKI; encoded by the coding sequence ATGACCCTGATTAGGTTTATACTGACGCTTTTATTTTTGAATTGTTTTCAACTGTATGCACAAGTCTATTATGGAAGTGTTGTTGATGAGTCTAATTCTGAACCTCTCATTGGGGTTAATATACTGTTGGATAACAAAGGTGTTACAACTTCAGATATTGACGGTAAGTTTGAGGTTACACTTACAGAACAAAAACACTCTATTGCCTTTAGTTACATAGGCTTTGAAGATGAAGTAAGAAACATTCAGCTGAAAAATGGAGAGTCTAGGCAAGAGACAATCAAAATGTCAGATAATGCTAAACTTATAGAAACTGTTGTTGTTTCGGCGGGCAAGTTCGAGCAACGCCTTGAAGAAACTACAGTTTCTGTTGAAGTAATTAAACCCATTTTTATTGCCAATAAAAACACAACAAATATTCAAACAGCGATTGATCAAGTGCCAGGTGTAAATATTACCGATGGACAAGCCAACATAAGGGGAGGAAGTGGATGGAGCTATGGTGCTGGAACAAGAGTTCAAGTATTAGTAGATGATATGCCTCTAATTTCTGGCGATGCCGGTCAAGCTCAATGGAATTTAATTTCTACAGAAAACATCAATCAAGTAGAAATTATTAAAGGAGCATCCTCAGCGCTTTATGGCTCTTCTGCTTTAAATGGTGTTATAAATATTCGAACAGCATACCCTACTAATAGGCCAGAAACAAAAGTGAATTTTCATATTGGCTACTATGACGATGCCCGTCGTGAAAGTCTTAACTGGTGGGGAGATAATAAAAGAACTATACATGGTGTTGACTTTTTACATAAACAAAAGGTTGGCAATCTTGACTTAGTATTAGGCGGTTTTCTTTTGGAAGATGAAGGATATAGGTATGATGAGGAAACAAGTCGAAAACGTTTTAATTTTAATACGCGTTATAAAAATCAAAAAATAGAGGGGCTATCGTATGGTGTTAATGCTAATTTTCTGTTCAACGAAACAGCTTCAGCGCTAATTTGGCAAAGTTATGACGAAGCCTATATTCCTTTGGATAGTTCCGTAACAAAAACTAGTGGAGATGTCTACAATATTGACCCTTTCATAACCTATGTGAATCCAAATAATGGTGACAAACATAATTTAAGAACTCGCTACATGAGAGTTATAAACGATAACGACACTAAAGATGACCCTGACGGTCAAGATAATGAGTCCTCCACCTATTATACTGAATACCAATATCAAAAAACTATAGAACCTCTTAGGCTTAATTGGACTAGCGGATTGATGAACGAATACGTTGATGCCGAAGCCGATTTGTTCAATGGAAAAAACTTCAGATTAAACAATGCTATTTTCACCCAATTGGATAAAAAGTTTGGAAATCGAATTAATTTATCCTTCGGAGCCAGGTACGAGCAATTTAAATTAGAAACTAGTGAACTGTATTTAATAGATGGTGACTCGATAAATTCATTCAAAGCAGCGAAACCTGTTTTCAGAGCAGGTGTAAATTACCAAATTGGTGAAGGTACTTTTTTGAGATCGTCAATAGGTCAAGGGTATAGATTTCCAAGTATTGCAGAATTATTTATTGAAACCGAGGTTTCAGGAGGAATATACGTGTTTCAAAATCCTGAGCTAAAGCCAGAAGAAGGATGGAGTTCAGAAATAGCCATAAAGCAGGGTTATCAAATAAGTGAATGGCAAGGATATATTGATGTAGCTGCCTTTATTATGGAATATGAAAACATGATGGAATTTAGCTTTGGACAGTGGCAAGAAGTTAGTAGTGAAAGTTTAGGCATTGGCTTTAAATCCATAAACATTGGTGACACAAAAATATCAGGTATCGAATTCTCAACTGCTGCTAGTGGTAAAATAAACAATACAGAAATCAACCTATTAGGTGGATACACTTACATTGATGCTATTCCAAAAAACCCTGAGAAACCATATGGAGAAGATATTTACGGTTTGGAACTAAACTACTACAATACCAGTTCGCTAGACTCCAACACCCTATTTCTAAAATATAGACACAAGCACATTGCCAAATTAGACATCGAATTTAAAAGAGAAAAAGTGTCTTTTGGTACAAGCTTTAGATACAACAGCTTCATGCAAAATATCGACTATATCTTTGTCTCCCCTATTTTTGAAACGGTAGTGCCTGGAATAGCTGAATCAAGAGAAAAATTAAAAAATGGCGACTTCATTGTTGATGCCAGGTTAATTTATCAACTTTCAAACGAACTATCTCTGTCATTAATCGCTAACAATCTACTAAACAGAGAATATCAAACCAGACCATCAAACATGATGCCTCCTCGTTCCCTTTCTGTAAAATTTAGTCTTAAGATATGA
- a CDS encoding acyl-CoA thioesterase, producing MSSKKPLQSLATLTEMVLPNDTNNLDNLMGGRLLHWMDIAAAISAHRHCGRIVVTASVNNVSFEKPIPRGSIVTLEAKISRAFKSSMEVFVDVWMENQSTKGRQKCNEAIYTFVAVDQLGSPIAVPSIAPESELEKERFEGALRRRQLSLILSGRMKPEEASELKALFT from the coding sequence ATGTCTTCTAAAAAACCTTTACAAAGTTTAGCCACTCTTACAGAGATGGTTCTTCCTAACGATACCAATAATTTAGATAATTTAATGGGAGGTCGACTGCTCCATTGGATGGATATAGCAGCCGCTATTTCTGCACATCGCCATTGTGGCAGAATCGTAGTAACTGCTTCAGTCAATAACGTATCCTTTGAAAAACCAATTCCTAGAGGAAGTATTGTTACATTAGAAGCTAAAATTTCCAGAGCATTCAAATCCTCTATGGAAGTATTTGTAGATGTGTGGATGGAAAACCAATCGACTAAAGGCAGACAAAAATGCAATGAAGCCATTTATACATTTGTAGCTGTAGATCAATTAGGAAGTCCTATTGCTGTTCCATCTATCGCACCAGAATCTGAATTGGAAAAAGAACGCTTTGAAGGGGCTTTGAGAAGACGACAATTAAGTCTTATTTTATCGGGAAGAATGAAGCCAGAAGAAGCTTCTGAACTGAAAGCCTTATTTACTTAA
- a CDS encoding TatD family hydrolase, which translates to MNLIDTHTHLFSSQFDEDRHQVVQNAIDKGVSKMLLPNISSETIDAMHKLCADFPSHCFPMMGLHPCDVKENYLEELEIIKAHLDKGKYVAVGEIGIDLYWDKSTLHIQKEAFHQQLMWGKKYNLPVAIHIRESFDEVFEVIEEVNDDMLRGVFHCFTGTVEQGKKAIELGFMLGVGGVATFKNSGLDKTLKEFSLEHLILETDSPYLAPTPHRGKRNESSFLPLMAQKLADIHEINIEEVAERTTHNANTLFKL; encoded by the coding sequence ATGAATCTGATTGATACACATACCCATTTGTTTAGCAGTCAATTTGATGAAGACAGACATCAAGTTGTTCAAAATGCCATTGACAAAGGCGTAAGCAAAATGTTGCTCCCCAACATCAGTAGCGAAACCATTGATGCTATGCATAAACTATGTGCAGATTTCCCTTCACATTGCTTTCCAATGATGGGTCTTCACCCTTGCGATGTAAAGGAAAACTATTTGGAGGAATTGGAGATCATCAAAGCTCATTTAGACAAAGGAAAATATGTCGCGGTGGGCGAAATAGGCATCGATTTGTATTGGGACAAAAGTACTTTACACATTCAAAAAGAGGCGTTTCATCAACAACTCATGTGGGGAAAGAAGTACAATTTGCCAGTAGCCATTCACATACGAGAAAGTTTTGATGAGGTATTTGAAGTTATTGAAGAGGTGAATGACGACATGTTAAGAGGCGTTTTTCACTGCTTTACTGGCACCGTCGAACAAGGAAAAAAAGCCATAGAGCTAGGCTTTATGCTAGGGGTTGGAGGAGTAGCTACCTTCAAAAATAGCGGACTGGACAAGACTCTAAAAGAGTTTTCCTTAGAACATCTTATTTTGGAAACCGACAGTCCCTACCTCGCTCCTACACCACATAGAGGCAAGCGTAATGAAAGCTCATTTTTACCTTTAATGGCACAAAAACTGGCAGACATTCATGAGATTAACATAGAAGAAGTTGCCGAAAGGACCACTCACAATGCTAATACATTATTTAAATTATGA